A window of Mastomys coucha isolate ucsf_1 unplaced genomic scaffold, UCSF_Mcou_1 pScaffold1, whole genome shotgun sequence genomic DNA:
taataaccagaaacttacaacctagatgtccctcaactgaagaatggataaaaaaaaatgtctcatatttacacaatggaatacatcCCATTATTAGAGGGGGAGAGGGGCTGGGATGGAGATCAGGAGTGGGGATTGTCTGgacaggagagggctgggagtgaggCTGGAAATCTGTGGGGTGTCTCTGGTGACTAGCTGGAAGCCTGGGAATGGGAGGATATGGGGAGTTTAAGGGGGaaaccctagctgagattcctaccagagggAGGGTGATATATCGATTGAAGTGGCCACCTGGAGCCAGGCAAGACTGCCAGAGGAGGCAGGGGACATCAATCAACCCACAAAacattcaacccaaaatttgtcttgcctacaagatgagCAGTGATGAGGAcgaagcagaaactgagggaacagCTAACCAGTGACTgcctcaacttgagacccatcccatgtgagacaGCCAACTGCTGGCACTCTGCTATGCTTATAGAGAGGAGCCAAGcatggctgtctcctgggaggcttcacccagcagcagATCAaggcagatgcagaaacccaaGGCCAAACAGCAGGCAGTCTTTCTTTGGGGAGTCTCATGAAAGAGTGGGGGATAGAAGTAAGTGAGCCAGAGGGTTCAAGGACACCATTGAAAGACCGGAAGAATCAATTGACCTGGGGCCATGGGGGCTTGCAGAGCCTAGGCCACCAGCTGGGGAGCAGAAACTGGATCTGGACTCCCTGCACACGTGtgacagatgtgcagcttggtcttccttcATGTGTGTTCCCTGGCAGGTAGAGCAGGGGTTGTCTCAGACTCTGGCCCCTGCCATTGGATCCATTTCCCCTTGCCTGGAATGTCTGATTGAgcctcattgggagaggatgtaccAGGTCCAGCTGGGACTTAGTATACCAGCGTGTATTGGTACCCCTGCAGGGCTCCCCTTCTCTGGGGAAGGGTGGTAGGAAGAAGAATTtgtgagggtggaactaggaggagaggaggaaaagtgggctatgattgggatgtaaagtaaattattAAACATAACTAAATATCAAGAGCAATAAAAGTCACAAAATAATTCAgtcattatatatgtgtgtgtgtgtgtgtgtgtgtgtgtgtgtgtgtgtgtgtgtgtaaaatgataTCCCATCAAAAACTGTATTACCATTCCCATTGTTGTTGGATACTGTCACATATATAAAAGAGATTACTCACTGACCAATGTGGCGAAATCTTTGCCATTGCCAACTTTACAGTCTGATGACATCTTTTCTAAAAGTGAGCAATTCCTTATTAAATAATGTTCTTTTATAGCATTTAGACCAGGaaatggttgttttctttttaggtttCATTATCTGAAAAATTAAATTCTGTCATTTATATTTTGCGTTCAGCAGAACTAACGTGGAATGTGAAGTCGGTGACTCCTCTGAAGAAATGTTGCTCTTTGGGCAATTGTTGCATACTACTTCTGTGTACAcgaaatgacaaaaaataaaaaggtcagCTTCTAATCTTCAGTATGACGTACTCTACCTAATATAGACAGCTGTACAGCTCCAAGCTGGATAACTTCTCCTTCTACCACTTTCCGTACTTCCCACCAATAAGAAGTAGAATATGTGGCAAAGATAGCCCAGATTAAAAGCAATCTAGACAAAAACACTGAAATAATttaaggctacatagagaaagatTACCAGAAGAGCAACACTAATCACAAAAATTCTCACCTTAGAAACCAGGAGTTCCTtagctaggggtgggacttttGTTGTTACTGGTTTATACTGTGAGAATTCTTGTGATCAATGTTTTGCTTTGGGCCTTATAGACAACCTGAAATGGTTTATGTATAACCACAACATTCCAGAGTTCACAGCTGACGAAGTCTGCTGATGACATCTCCATCCAGTAGCTGTGAAGTACCTTCTGgcaccatgaaagctagccagcaaggAGGAAATTAACTGACCAGTTGCATCCAGATTTCTCTTTGTCTTGTGGTCAGCGTATGTGACGTCATCAACAATAGGGTGCTACCATCAGGTTTGAGTgggcaaacaaaaacaatagcaataGATTATATTATTTGGGGGGGTCTCTGGGACACATGAGAACAATTTGAGGAGAGGTAGCCTCCATCCGATACTGGATTTTTTAGTTGGCATTTTATAGCTACTGGGGAAAATACTACCCTCTACATAGAGTAACACCAATTAAACTCTTCTGTGAATATGTAAATATGATTTATGAAATAGTTTCCACTTtgctttttcaaacatccttaacATGAGTGCCAATTGTCAAGAATCTGCTTGGGATATTTTTAGAAGACTTCCTTGAAAATAGGCTACTATGCTAATACCCTGGCTCATATTTTACATTTACACAGAATTTGTCAGCATATCATTTACCTATCTTTTCAATTTATTCTCTGTAAAGATCAAATCTTACTTGATTTATACCCACATCAAATGAAAATCATCCCAACGGAATTATGCTGATAACCTCTTCGGAAAGGTGGGCTGTGGGAAAGAGGTGTCGGTAAATAGTGATTACCGTGGAGAATGCAATAAGCATTCACATCTATCACTGTTTTCTTCCCTGAGAAAATGAGCACATGCTTTCAGCTCCTTGGTAGACAAGCAGACCAGCGTTCAATGGGATAGAACTAATCAGTGTAGACAGAAGCAGGAGCCGACCCCAGACAATCATCTTCAAAATGTGTAGTTACTGTggaatgtgatgtgtgtgtgtgtgtatgcatgtatctgtgtgtatgtgtgtatatgtgtgcatgcgtatgcTAGCTCActgtgttttgaatatgcttgtgtgtattcacatacagGCATGTACGTACATTTTAACTGAATCCTCCTTGAAGCAAAAATATCCATAAAGCTGGAGTTATACTTACCATAAGCTATAAAGCCATGATAATTGAGCTAATTAGGCAACTGAAATGCTATAAATGATGCTAgttaggttatttttttaaaaagaagaaaagacctTTCTGAAAACTCAGGTAGGAGAAAGAAGTTGGAAAAGGGTCTGTCTTTTTACATTACCACGGTTGCTATAAGTAGTCATGCCAGACAGACTATTGAGAAAAAGAAGTACACTAGAGGCTTGTCCTCTGTGTCTGAACCTGTCGGGAGCCTCCTTGAGCCACTCACAACACCGTGAAACTCTTCTTTCCTCCTGCAAAGACTTCCAAGTGCTGATGACTCCTGGGCTCCTGGGACTTGAGGAGCCATGTTGTCCAGGCCCTGAGCTGTCAATGCAACACACCATAGAATGCCTGAGAGAAACCATCTCCCAAAACAACAACCTTGGCAGCGAAGCATGGGGGCTCATGCTTGCAATTCCAGTagttaggaggctgaggcaggggaatacCACGAGTTTTGGGCCAGTCTAGCCTAATGAGtaaagccctgtctcgaaaataaactCTTCTCTTTGCTTCATTCATTGCTTTATTGGTGACTTTGTACCCCATGAGTCTTAAAGGTGGCGTCTCCACATGAATGTCTTCTGAGAACCTATACAAAAACTCAATGTGTCACAGTTCAAGAATGGTGTTCTACTTATCACAGCTGCGACTCCTAAATTCACCCAAGTTTTCATGAACATATTCCTACCCTTTGTTTTTAGCATCAATGTTTAGAAGCTTTGGCTGGTATTTAGAATTTAAATGTAATTACTATGTTACCACAAACCTTAGGGCAATCCTTTGTCAGGGGGCTTTATATTTTGCAAAATAGAGAGTACGGATTACTGAAAATTCTCCCAACTTAGTACTATACAGGACCTCCTATTTCTCCTAGCACTAACACTTCAACAGACTTTCATCAAAATTGCTTTTCCCCCTGTATTTTAAAGAACACCCAGGTTCTCAGGTGTGAATGCCACTAGCTTCTTGCTTTGCTTCTAAGAAACACCATACCGATCCCACCTACCTTGCCTTGTCTGTGACTTTCAGCTTCCCAACATTCTTGGCTGAGTCAATGGGTTGGTCTTTACCCTCTCACCTCACCCCCGATGTAAAATACATCTGTGCTCTTCACCTGCTCACTGAACTTCCATTCATTCTTTGAACGATGATTTGGCAATACCTTCCCCAGTAGCTAAGCAATGATCTCGACACCTGATACCCAGCATACAAGACCTGCTCTCCACTCTGAAGAGTTCTTCCAGACAGTTAGTTGCTCTGTCTCTAATCATATAACTATGAGGTTGGTTGAATAGCCAAATTGAAATAATCAGATAGTCAATAGTCTGCCACCTGTTGATCTGCTGGTGTTAATGGGCAGTTGCCATGTCAAGAAGTGGGTGTTGGCTGTgcaggggtggtgcatgcctttaatcccagcacttgggaggcagaggcaggcagatttctatgtttgaggccagcctggtctatagagtgagttccaggacagctagggctacacagagaaaccctgtctcaaaaaaacaaaagaagaagaagaagaagaagaagaagaagaagaagaagaagaagaagaagaagaagaagaagaagaagaagaagaagaagaagaagaaggtgagtAGGTATAGGGGCTGAAGACATGattcagtggtgaagagcacaaACTACTCTTTCAGGAGGCCCGAATTCAGTTCTCTGTATCCATATAAGGCATCTCACATGGCTTGTAGCTCCTGTTCCGACAGCCTCTTCTGCTTTGCATGGGTGCCTGcactcacatgaacatacaacacagacagacatgagtATCATATACATAAAGAAGAGTAAGATAAATCTTAAATCAGTGAGTCTAACTCTATGACTCTACTTTTATCttaattgttattattacaatgatttttaatttttaaatatatgttgggggcttttagcttttattttgagTTCCAATTCATTTGAGATTTTTGGCtctaataatgttttcttttaaacatgttttatttgttgGGTCATGTAAGTGTGTTAGTTATTTTCCTCAATGTGGTAAAATGCCTGCTGGAGCAACTTAATGGAGAGAGTGTTAATCTGGCTCACATTTTAGGAGCATGGTCTTTtatggcagagaaggcatggtggcTAGAGTAGTCAGTGTGTGGTCCTAGTATTGGCAGCTGCAGCTCACTTACATCTAGATGAATGAGGAAGCAGAAATTTTGTATCGGAACCAGAAGCAGGTGTCACCTTCAATGTCATTCTGCGCCAGTCCATGTCAGTCAGAGAGCCATGACTCAAAGGTACCACAGTACACCCAACAGCACCAGCAGTTGagccacatacacaaacacaggagcttatggggtggggagcagaggccTCTGGTAAGTGTAACAAACAGCCTCTCGGCTAGCTTCTACAGTTTCCTTTTACAATAGAGCTCTCCTATGAAGAGCCAGAATGGCTGAGTTAACTGATGGCCTTTGATGCTCAGAGGTGTGTTGGTAAAGGAACACCTCGCTCTTTGTGGGTGCATTTGCCTTGTTCATGGAGTGAAAATTAGTCTTTGGAATATGTCTGATCTGGTTATCCATGTCTAGTGCTCACAAGCCATTGCAGGATGAACATGGTAATAATATTTTGCCTAATAATATTTCCTTAACTTTTAAATTACTAACACTTTTGATGGCTAAGTAAAGGAGTTTAGGGGAAGAAGCCCATACCACCTTCTGTGGAAGGATGAAATTGTAATGAGAGTCATGCAAGATTTTTTCATCAGAGGCTGTCTTTTGAAGACCATTACTGACCAAGCAGAAGAGATCTAATGTGATTGTATCTTATCTtggaataaatatttacatatttatgcttACTATATGgcaggaaattttattttctcggctttctctctctctctctctctctctctctctctctctctctctctctctctctctctctctctctctttaatgaaTGAGGCAATTTATTAACCCAGCATATGTTGTTCTAATGCTTCTTGTTGGCAGCTGCCACCTGTCCAGCGATCCTGTCCAGATCTCTCTGGCCCTGAGGTGTTAGCTTGCGGCCCCCATCTTGGTCCTTTTCCACCATTTTCAGCTCCTCCAGGGCTTGGAGGACCCGGCGGGCCACACTCTTAGAGCCTCTGCTGAAGTGGCTGGGCCTGACACCGTTTCTCTGCCGTCCTCCGTAGATCTTGGTCATGGAACCAACCCCTGCACCACCGTGGAGGTACAGGTGCCGTGCTGTGGAAGCAGCTCGTATGTAGAACCAGTTCTCATCGTAAGGGGCAAGTTCTTTATGTTTGACCAACTTGATTGTGTCCACCCATTCAGGGACTTTCACCTTTCCGGACTTTTTGAGGAAGGCTGCCAGAGCTCTGACGAACTCCTGCTGGTTAAAGTCTTTTAGAGTAACTCCAGGCATCGTGCAGTCTCCGCGCTGCCAGCCAGGAGAAAGACGggtctttctctttctatatttTCATGCATGTAAACATACTCAGAAAAGAAgatagagaaggaggaggaggaggagaagaagataaaaagaacaagaacaagaaggaagggaagggggtttggaagaggaagagaagaagtaggaagaggaggaggaggagaagaaatctATCTAGCCATTTACATGTTTTAGGCATATATAGTCCTACCTTTCCAATCCTCAACTATATGTGTAAGGACATTTTATTACCGATTCTTTGCAGGCTATAATGTAAGGATTGGAAGCCATGCATACTAATAAGCAGCTAAATATTATCTCCAACATGAGACACATGCCAGTGTCTCCAAACACTGAATAAACTTTACGCATGCTAGTTCTGTTACTCCTTATCTTACAGCTTTGGCTCTAATTTCCCTCTTTTCTATAAACATCTTCATCAAAGGTGTGATTGTTTCTCTTTAAATTGCTTCCAACCTAAATTTATacagagtattttatttttttacagtcttcAAAATGTCCAATGTAATGATCCTTAGTGATGTAGTACTATGTACTCACTATTCTACCTCTCGACTTTTAGAGGACATGTGTAGATATGCCTCTTGGCTCCTTTAAGGTCACATAGATCCTGATGACCAATGGTGATGAGGAGAGATGAAGATTGGTTTTGCATAAGAGTATTTACTTAACTGACCGAGAAAGATCCCCCTTGGTTGTAGCAGGACTAACTTGCATTTGTGTTGCTCTGACAACAGAGACAATGAGAAAACAATGATCAGAGATCTCTGAAAATCTGCAATACACTTgacacatgaaagaaaatgtctGCCAAGATTTGGAGATTAGTGGTTAACCCATCACAATTTAGCTCATCCTAACTGTATCTATCATTCTAGAATGAGATTACAGACTAGGCAATGAGATTCTAGCAAGTTCACAGGCAAATAAACATTTCCATTGTGTCCTAATAATTATATCAACTTAGGCTTTATATCTTTGGATTTCCAATACAGAATGTTAGCCACTCTGAGTGCTTTCTCAGTTCATCTATCTTTGTCTTATAAAACTAAGAACACTGGAAGTAATTCTGGGGGCTATGAAATCTTGGCAAGGTTTCCATAACATCTTAAGCTTTCATTAGATTTCAATTATTTAACTGCACCTTATATTTGACGCTAATTTTCACCCAATGTGTTGTCAAATCAGAGTGTGTTTGCACCAAAATGTTTAGCTTGATAACATAAATCAGAAATATCTATTGGAAGCAGCCTTCTCATGTGTCAGAATAAAATGTTCCTTTCAATACTTGGCATCTTATTTGTATGTTTTCCCAAAAGCATACAATAATGTTGCCCTATAATTGGGAATTTGTATCTGGTCTTCAACTCCCTTTCCTGACACTGAGATCCTAAAAGACCTGGAATTTTTCTGAGTGATATTGTAAGAGTCTTAGCTTTAGTATGCATAATATACTTCTTTTAATCATAATTGAGTATATGCTCATGAAGTGAAGTCTCTTAGTATCTACAGAGTGTGGGGCGCTGGTACCATCAACCATAGGATGGAGAGACTGGAACCCGATGCTTGCACCTGCCTATGAGAGTGGAAATTAACCTAATCATAATAGCCAGTGATTTCTCAACCATGCTAATGCATATCAATCACACCTTCAGAGAAGCTCTCAATAATGGAGCTCAGAGAACTTCTTGGCTGATGAACACAGTTGGGTGCTGGGAGGTGGAACCTCTGGAGAGATTATGGATGTCTTCACCCATCAGTTTCTTGTCCTCGGCATCTTCCATTTGGATGGTCCTGAGTAGTATTCTTTACCACATGCCAGTTGTGGTTAAGTGAACTGATTTCCGCTGAGCTGTTCTAGCAAGTTCTCAGACACAAGGGAAAGGTGTGTGCACCTGATTAGAGACAGTCAGAATAGTAAGGAGCCTGGGCTTTCACTTGGATTGTGAAATGGGGCAGTCTGTAGTACTTAGCTTTGTAACTTGGGGAATATCATATACCAGTTAGATTGTTACTTTATGGGGTAGTATTAGAATTGAAATAAATTGTTTGATCCCAACTGAGTCTGAAAGCTAGAGAAGttactataaacacacacacgttTGCTGTTAGAACTATCATGTATAAAATagcttattattatataattgtattataaatactatataattatttattatatatgattctatgtaatataataatatatacttgTATTATATACtaagagtattataaaaatattctcagTAACACAAGTCATACTCCCGGCATATGACAGTCTCTTGTTGGAAATTTGACTTCATCCTATAAGCTGTGTTTACAAGGCCAGCATACATCGAGGAATCCCATGATCCCTAGGTTTTCACACGTGAAGAAGACAGACTACTATGTTCTGTGATCCACACAGTAAAACTTAAGCAGTTAATAGAAATCTTAACACTATCTAATTAGAAATATTTGAGAGGATAAAATAATTTAGACaaatttttaaagacatatagtagttaataaaattaagtagaaaataaCTCTTcagtatattgattttttttcactaaagGTGAGGATCTAGAAATCACATAATTTCCTTTCTTAAGATAGGATCTTCGTTAAGACTATCCATAagcttctgcttttctttatgaACAGCCTTATGGACACTCTTGTGCAGCAGCTGTTTCTTCgtagaaagaaaattttctttaaaaaaacaaaacaaaacaaaacaaaaaaacccttaaagccCCAAGAAAATGTCACCTCTTAAGCCACTGGGGCCATCTGTTCAACTAGGAATggccatacatacatacatacatacatacatacatacatacctctatctatgcatctattcatccatccatccatccatctctccatctatccattattcatccatccatccaccagtCCATCCATATATCCAccaacccatccatccacccatctacccagcTGCTCATTCATCTACTCACCTGtctgttcatccatccacccaccccctgacccatccatccatccatccatctatccatccatccacccatccatccacacattcACCCAACCACTTTTCTAGatactcattcattcacccatctTCCCGTCTATCCATCCATTTacgcatctatctatctatccatccatcatctatgcAGGATGAAGGGGAAGACACTAATCCTAACTCATGCTCTGAATCTTTGCCAGTTTGAACATTATGGAGCAATAGAGTATGGCCGCAACACCTGCTCCTTGGATCCAAACTCAGAGTTTTCATGTTGAACTGGTTGATGGGTTGCTTCGATCCATGTGTCAGGTTGAAGTCCACTCACTGAATGGTCAAGGAGGGTGAAGGTTTGCTTCTCAGACACTATGGAGCTCAGAAATCCCTCCAAGATTCAACGAGCAAGACGCTGTAGTTGAGACTTGGTATTCCATTTCTATCATCTCTCTAAGCCATGTGAGCAAAACaagttttgtgttgtttgtaaAGACCAACATTCTTCTAGATACAGCAGTTGTTACAAACACAGGAAGTAGGCCAAGAAAGTTGTACTTCCAGGATGAATGGGTGGACTCTTAGTCAGCAACTCATTTTCTATAGCACTTTCTCAGAGCATAGTCTCTGGTTGGTCCATGTACACAGTCAAAGTAGTTCAGAGAAGCTCTAGCAGGAACCTCACCAACTAGAAGTTATTGGGAGAAGACTTCTAGAATGTAGTTGATAGTCATGTCCTGTGGCATCTTGAGAAGGAAGATCCTGGAATGTCCAGAAGTTAAAAGAAACACTGCTTGAGTTTCATAGGTGAATGGACTCAGGTACCATCACCTGCCAATCCCTAGACATCTCATTAGAATTCCCCTACACCCAAGTAGAACATTGACGCCTTGTCTGAAAAAGGGACTATGGGGAAATAATGGGATGCACTGCTCATCAGAACAGTTTGTGACTACATTTTCCAATCAGTGATTTCCCTGACAGTTTCTAAATTGCTTCAGGTTCTCCTCTTCCATTTATTTCTAGCAGTCGGATGTTTACTGATGAAATAGTTTCGCCTGTAATTTGTCTTAAGCGCCCTAAAGCTAAAAACGAACACAGGCTCTGTAGTTTTCCAATCACTGCCTTGGTAATCTGGGGCAAGTCATTAAAACACCCTACTTGGAAGATTTTCACCCTTGAAAGGGGGTAATCAGTTCAGACCACCTTCTCGAGGTTGTTGTACCTACAGAGCACAAGGACTTTATAAAATGTGATCATATTATAACTGGATTGAGACAATGGCTTCTCTGTAGATAATcttgtaagatatatatatatatatatatatatatatatatatcttacaaaAATTAGTCAAATTCAACTTTcataattttacatttctattattggtatatttactaaaaatgttaaaacagTGACCTCCAAGTACTAgatagtttgttttatttatttaaaagaggaTTTGGtatttatcctctctctctccctctccctctccctccctctctctctccctccctctccctctccctccctctccctccctccctctgtttctctctccttctccctccctctccctctctcttcctccctccctcccccctctctctctgtgtgtgtgtgtgtgtgtgtgtgtgtgtgtgtgtgtatgtgtgtgtgtgagtgttcctGTGGGTgtacatatatgagtatgtgtgaagGCTAGAGGACAACCTTGAGTGTTATTCCTCAATCACTGTCCATCTTGTCTTtcaggacagggtctctcacaggaCTGGGACTTGCCCATCAACAAGGCTTGGGAAGAACCCCCCAGGTTC
This region includes:
- the LOC116071332 gene encoding 40S ribosomal protein S19-like isoform X1; the protein is MPGVTLKDFNQQEFVRALAAFLKKSGKVKVPEWVDTIKLVKHKELAPYDENWFYIRAASTARHLYLHGGAGVGSMTKIYGGRQRNGVRPSHFSRGSKSVARRVLQALEELKMVEKDQDGGRKLTPQGQRDLDRIAGQVAAANKKH
- the LOC116071332 gene encoding 40S ribosomal protein S19-like isoform X2, which gives rise to MPGVTLKDFNQQEFVRALAAFLKKSGKVKVPEWVDTIKLVKHKELAPYDENWFYIRAASTARHLYLHGGAGVGPRWGPQANTSGPERSGQDRWTGGSCQQEALEQHMLG